Genomic DNA from Paenibacillus donghaensis:
CTTATAAATTCTTCAGATAAACCCGCCCCTAATGGATTTATATTATTATCCCTAAGATCATTTTTTATTGCCCATGTTATATATTTTTTCATTTGAGACAAGGCATCACGACTTGAGTTGTAAGTGGTGGGAGAAAGCAACTTCATCACTTGCCCAATCTCATTTACGTTGAAATTATATAAGTCTCTCCCCAATTCTTCCTCTACATAAGCCGCTCTTAGTAAAATTCTTGAGTACACAATTTTAGTTGATTCCGACAATCCCTTTAAATACCGTTCTTTTTGTTCAGCGTTGAAGAATTCATTCCCGTATATATTGTTAGCCAACTGTAACACTCCCTTGAACATATTTTTCAAAATATTCTATAACCATTTTTCTGAGAGGATTAGAATTTATTCCTCTTTTGCTCTTATCATTAAATATTTCAACCAGTTTTTCATCTTTAAAATTAATGTTTCCGATATACTCCTTAAGTTCTTTTAATGGTTTGTTGGTATCCTGAAAATGTTTTGCTATTACAGTATATCCCAAGAACATTAATGGATGGTTTATCAAGGTATTTGAATATTTGCGTGGGTCTAATATGAACTCATCTACATAGTATCCAAACAAGTACTTATAAAAGTTTATTAAATATTCAGATACTTCATCAACGTCTAATCCACTTTTTAGATTAAAAGAATGCTCTATCCCATATGACATTATATCGAATGTTGTTAATTGTCCTGTTATTTCGCTTATTTTGGGTGCGGAGGCGATCTTACCCTTTTTAAACTCAGACTTCGGATGCTGTTGTAGTTCTTTAACAACTAGATCTGAATTTTTCACAGATAATAACTCTTTTCTTCTCTCTATTTTAACCGGATTTATTGTATTTATTTGTCCAAAATACTTTTGTGCTTTCGGAGTGTCGTAAGATCTAATAGACAGTATCATATCTTGATTTAAATATTCATTCATTGTCATGGCTCTCGAACCACCCTCTAAACGGTGAAATCCATCTAATATTGAGACCACAGCTCCATCGTTAATTGTAAACAATCTTGTATTTTCATTGTAAGTAAATGGTTTTACCTCGTTCGAATAAACATTTAAAGTAATCATATCTTCAAGGTAATCATCGTTAGCCATTTCAGAAGCAATACTTTTAACACTATTTTTGTTTAGATACGGAGTTGGAACGACTCCATCTCTTTTCATTACGTATACGGCGCTTCTTTGAGTTTTATAATCATAAAAGATTAACTGAGAATTAGACATCTGTACCAAAAATGACATTTTAACAGATGTTAAAAAACTATCTTCTCTTATTTTTTTCACATCTTCAATAACTATAGGGAGCATCAATCTATTTTCAAAACCATAGACCTCTTTAATATTTTGGTGTGCCATTTCAATCTCATTTTCAGAAAACCAGCGTTCTGGAGACATGTCATCGTAACCAGTTACTTCATGTATTACTTCCGTGATGACGCACAGTAATGATTCACTGGCTGCCGATAATGCTTGATCTCCTTTCGATATATCTTCAAAGGTTCCCAATGGAACACCTTTATCCTTCAATATACTATTTGTTTGATGGACCTTTTTTCTTGTTCCTTTTATTTCCCTAAAACGTTCTTGAATATGTCCCTCTAGTTCTTCTCTGTCTTTTTTCATCGTTTACATACACCCCTCTGATTATTGAGTTATTGTAACATAGTTATAAAAATCTATTTTTAGCAAAAATATTTTAGAATATAATTTTGAGAAGTGCTTGTGTAAATATCGGCCAATACATCTTTGTCTGTTATTTTATTATCATTGATAATTTTCTGTCTTGCCGCCTTAAAACAAGATAAACAAAAGATATCAGTTCCTTCTTCTGGCGTAAATTGCCTAAAGCAGTTTTTCTCGACACATATCTTATCTTTAACTGCTACCGCCTTACCGTATGGCCTATATCCGGCCTTACGCATAGAATCTACCCAACTTAACCCCATCCCCCGGAGAACCTTCTGAGATGGCTTCAAGTTCATGATGTCGTATTCTTTACTTGTTGGTATATACCCTAATTTTTTAATTGTTTGTTTTAGTTCTAAAATTGCGTTATCGTTTGTCGCGTATTGAGCATTTGCCATTTTAACATCTGCCACACAAACTATTTCTGACCATCCGTAGTGTTTGCATATATAGTCATAACTAGGTAGCAAGCTTGGTGTAGACGACTCATATAATACTTTAGACACTTCTCCATATTCTAGGGCTAATATCTTTAAATTACTGACTGCCTTAATTTTGTTTACGTTTATTAAATACTCTTCTTTATTAAGTACCCCACACAATTTTAAAAACTCAGGGAAAGTTATATTTAACTTGTTTTTCAGGGTTTTCCATGCAGGAATATCTCCTCTATTTTTATCATACAGCTCAGTTGTTAAATATCCTCCAACTTTAGACGAGACTTCTTTTACTCTTTTTACCAACTCTTTATCAATAGTCATACCTTTAGTATCTCCTTACTATCAATATTCTATTCTCATCTTATTCGACATAAGATGGCCCTTTCCTTTATTTGTATCCACTAAAACATCTTCTACCAAATAAACTATCTCTTTACACTTACTGCAATTCCATGTTTTTCTTTTATATTGTGATTCTGCTGTATAAGTTGTTCCACACTTACAATCAACCTTAATCACTATTGTTTGATTACTGTATGCTTTATTTAAAATTTCTTCTTCAGTTTTTTGAATAGATACAATTTGATTACGATGAACTGAAAATTTATTATGTACTTTAAAATCGGCAACTAAATTTGAATTCAATCCAAAGTATTCGGCACCTATTGTGGTTACAAATTTCTCATCATTTTTATAACATTGCATCCATTCATCTATCTGACTATTCGAGAGCGGAACTGTATTCTTAATTCCACTGTTTAACGTGTAAGTCATTATATAGAGAGTGTTACTATCTTCGTTATTCATCAATCAATTATCACCTCCAATAGATAATTTACTTCATTAGATCTAAAAGTCAAGTGATAAATAAAACAAAAAAGACTCTTACATATAAATAATATCATATGTATTGAGCCTTTTATATATTTATTTGTCGATTTATGTAGTTTTTTTATTACATGTTGTTTTTATGTAGTTTTAAAATATGCTTCAGACACACATCCAATTACAACTGTCAAAGCATTATCCCCTCACCTTTTACACTCTTATTCAGTTGTTAGATGAATAACATTATCTTTAATGGTCATCTCACTAACAAATTCGACATCGCTTATACTCAGACCTCTTCCTCCAAGTAGTCTTTCGCCTACTGCGACCTTTAAATGATATGTGCTGTCTTCTGTAAGTTCCTGTTGGCAACGATACTTAGACTGCCACACATAGCGTTGTTTATCTTGCTCAAAAACATAGGTATGTAGATTCGCTGGGCGAAAGTATCTGTCCGTATAATCCACACCGTAACTTACTTCGATTAATTTCCCGATGATGTCAGTCTTGTTGTTATCCATATCGACCACCATCCATCCTTTTAAAATGTTTAATAAACTTTGATTAAATTCATTGTACTATATATCATTTAATATGTATATGTTTATATTATAAATAATTTATTTTCTTCTTTTCCTTACAACAAAATTGTCTATGGTATCAAAAATTCTATATAATTTAGTTATAAAGTCAATCAAGTCATCTGGATTATTGCTCCGTATACTGGTGTTAATCCAAGTCTCAACTTTTGTAACATTGTCTTTGAAAACAAGTTTCTGTATGACGTACCTCTTAGTTGTCATTTCTGCGATCTCCCGTTGTAATTATTTCCCTATGATTTTCATTATCGGTCTGATATATTATAAAGACATAGTTGATTAACTCTCTGACACTCAGTTAGAGAGAATTTTTTATGTCTATAGAATGGAACGATTATCGTTCCAGTTAAACATATTATCAATATACTATTACAAGAACTTCAAGTCAATAGTCAATAGAGAATTGTTTACAATAAAGGGAGCAATAATATGCCTTGGGTTGAAATCACACTAGATAAAATACTAATCACAAAGAATATGACCAGGAGAGAGTTGTCTAGAAGAACAAAAATCAGACACTCGACAATTAATGAGTTATGCAATAATACCGCAAAACAAATACCATTGAAGAATATTACTTTAATATGTGATGAATTAGAAATTGAGGTCGGGGAATTATTTAAATTTCATAAAGGATAGAAATTAAAAAAGAACGCTTCTCCATTTTTCTAACCCGGAGGAACGTCTTTTTAATTTTATGTTCTCGAAAATGTTCTGGTGGTGCTAATTATTAATGCCCTTTCCAACTCTCGTTCATATCTTTTTGGCATGTCCGTTATTTTGTGTATTAACAAACTCTTGTCGATAGTAAAGTGTTGTTCAAA
This window encodes:
- a CDS encoding DNA sulfur modification protein DndB; translation: MKKDREELEGHIQERFREIKGTRKKVHQTNSILKDKGVPLGTFEDISKGDQALSAASESLLCVITEVIHEVTGYDDMSPERWFSENEIEMAHQNIKEVYGFENRLMLPIVIEDVKKIREDSFLTSVKMSFLVQMSNSQLIFYDYKTQRSAVYVMKRDGVVPTPYLNKNSVKSIASEMANDDYLEDMITLNVYSNEVKPFTYNENTRLFTINDGAVVSILDGFHRLEGGSRAMTMNEYLNQDMILSIRSYDTPKAQKYFGQINTINPVKIERRKELLSVKNSDLVVKELQQHPKSEFKKGKIASAPKISEITGQLTTFDIMSYGIEHSFNLKSGLDVDEVSEYLINFYKYLFGYYVDEFILDPRKYSNTLINHPLMFLGYTVIAKHFQDTNKPLKELKEYIGNINFKDEKLVEIFNDKSKRGINSNPLRKMVIEYFEKYVQGSVTVG
- a CDS encoding helix-turn-helix domain-containing protein, whose amino-acid sequence is MPWVEITLDKILITKNMTRRELSRRTKIRHSTINELCNNTAKQIPLKNITLICDELEIEVGELFKFHKG